In Pseudoalteromonas xiamenensis, the following are encoded in one genomic region:
- the cyoE gene encoding heme o synthase has translation MAYVNTLNHYLLPAINRSRDYLAICKIKVVLMLVITAWVGIALAPDMSRTWLQQVMSLVGIGALSASAAAINHVVDRNIDKQMARTRHRPVATERLSASHAVAFALILALLGTFTIVVFSNWLCAWFTLASLVGYAVIYTYYLKRATPQNIVIGGLAGAMPPLLGWLSETGALMAEPWLLVMIIFTWTPPHFWALAIARRNDYARANIPMLPVTHGVEFTKLCILVYTVLLTLVCVLPYLIGMSGGVYLGVACILNGMFLLKAFELYRNGTDLMAMSLFRFSIVHLLVLFVALFIDKWV, from the coding sequence ATGGCGTATGTTAATACATTAAATCATTACCTGCTGCCAGCGATAAACCGTAGTCGAGACTATTTAGCTATCTGCAAAATAAAAGTGGTATTGATGTTAGTTATCACCGCGTGGGTTGGGATTGCACTTGCGCCAGATATGAGCCGCACTTGGTTACAACAAGTTATGAGTTTGGTTGGCATTGGCGCGTTATCAGCGTCCGCCGCGGCCATAAATCATGTTGTTGATCGCAACATTGATAAGCAAATGGCGCGCACTCGACATCGACCTGTCGCTACGGAGCGATTAAGCGCGTCACACGCTGTCGCTTTCGCATTAATATTAGCGTTGCTCGGCACGTTTACGATAGTGGTCTTTAGTAATTGGTTGTGTGCATGGTTTACGCTTGCTTCATTAGTGGGTTATGCCGTCATTTATACCTATTACCTTAAGCGCGCAACGCCTCAAAACATTGTTATTGGTGGTCTTGCGGGAGCAATGCCTCCACTGCTTGGGTGGCTCAGCGAAACAGGAGCACTGATGGCCGAACCTTGGCTACTCGTAATGATTATTTTCACTTGGACACCGCCTCATTTTTGGGCGTTAGCGATAGCAAGACGAAACGACTATGCACGAGCCAATATTCCTATGTTGCCTGTGACTCACGGTGTCGAATTCACCAAACTGTGTATTCTCGTGTACACCGTATTGCTCACTCTCGTCTGTGTTTTGCCTTATCTAATCGGTATGTCTGGAGGGGTTTATTTGGGTGTTGCATGCATTCTAAATGGCATGTTTTTACTTAAAGCATTTGAATTGTACCGTAATGGCACTGATTTGATGGCAATGTCACTTTTCCGTTTTTCGATTGTTCATTTGCTGGTACTCTTTGTCGCTCTATTTATTGATAAATGGGTTTGA